A portion of the uncultured Draconibacterium sp. genome contains these proteins:
- a CDS encoding WYL domain-containing protein, giving the protein MAVTETIMMYHLIISKLKKHPASLSEINEFFERESEFRGYDLVRDKRTFKRDLDAIRAIYDIDIQYSFKKGVYEIIQDEQNDKNLRMVEALDLFNALKISENITNVIHFEKRRPIGSEHLNGLLHAIQNRIQIQFPYQKFWEDLPEVREVEPQALKEFKNRWYLLAIDIDRKALRIFALDRMSNLSISNRKFQYKTKIDAKDFFKNCFGIIAPEEEKVEEVILSFDAFQGKYIKSLPLHETQELLIDNKNEVRVKLNVFLTFDFIMEVLSYGDRVKVLEPLSLIEQIKRTLRIAIKQYED; this is encoded by the coding sequence ATGGCTGTAACAGAAACCATAATGATGTATCACCTCATTATAAGCAAATTGAAAAAGCACCCTGCCTCACTAAGCGAAATTAACGAGTTTTTTGAGCGAGAATCAGAATTCCGAGGATACGACCTGGTTCGTGATAAGCGTACTTTTAAAAGGGACTTAGATGCTATTAGAGCTATCTATGACATCGATATTCAGTATAGTTTTAAGAAAGGTGTTTACGAAATTATTCAGGATGAACAGAACGATAAAAATCTAAGGATGGTGGAAGCATTGGACTTGTTTAACGCTTTAAAGATATCTGAGAATATCACAAATGTTATCCACTTTGAGAAAAGAAGACCAATAGGTTCCGAACATTTAAATGGTCTTCTCCATGCAATCCAAAATAGGATTCAGATACAGTTTCCGTACCAGAAATTTTGGGAAGATTTACCTGAAGTCAGAGAGGTTGAGCCTCAAGCTTTGAAAGAATTTAAGAACCGTTGGTATCTGTTAGCGATAGATATAGATAGGAAGGCATTAAGAATTTTTGCATTGGATAGGATGAGCAATTTAAGTATATCTAACCGCAAGTTCCAGTATAAAACAAAAATTGATGCAAAGGATTTCTTCAAAAATTGTTTTGGTATCATTGCTCCTGAAGAAGAAAAGGTCGAGGAAGTTATTCTTTCATTTGACGCTTTTCAGGGGAAGTATATCAAATCTTTGCCTCTGCATGAAACACAGGAACTTTTGATTGATAATAAGAACGAAGTTCGGGTGAAGTTAAATGTTTTCCTGACTTTCGATTTTATTATGGAGGTTCTTTCTTACGGTGATAGAGTGAAAGTACTAGAACCGCTATCTCTGATTGAGCAAATAAAAAGGACCCTTAGAATTGCAATAAAGCAATATGAAGATTAG
- a CDS encoding alpha-L-fucosidase: MRKILLLVVAIIVSLGANSQEISKETQKRMQWFGDAKLGIFIHWGIYSVNGIDESWSFFNDYISYDDYMNQLAGFTADKYNPEQWAELIAESGAKYAVLTTKHHDGVALWDTKCSDLNVVDKTPAGKDMVAPFVKALRKNDLKVGLYYSLLDWSHPDYPNKTRKIKRYENDSLRWANFVDFNFCQLEELSTQFKPDLYWFDGDWEQSAEKWKAKELSESLRKWNKNVILNSRIQGYGDYATPEQGLPITRPDAKYWELCMTMNDSWGYQHNDHNYKTPNQVIRILVDCINKGGNLLLDIGPKPDGTIPEEQFEILKELGRWTNKHAEAIYGTQAGIPYEHYYGPTALNKTGDILYLFVPHKPNGSLVLKGIKNKINRMWVVGNGTKLNWDVKMKQYWSAVPGIVYIDVPEKVLDEQVTVIAVLLDGEVDLYREQGQVIESN; encoded by the coding sequence ATGCGAAAGATCTTATTATTAGTAGTGGCAATTATTGTGTCGCTTGGTGCAAACTCTCAGGAAATTAGTAAAGAAACTCAGAAACGGATGCAGTGGTTTGGTGATGCTAAACTGGGTATTTTTATTCACTGGGGAATTTATTCGGTAAATGGAATTGATGAGAGTTGGTCGTTTTTTAATGACTACATTTCGTACGACGATTACATGAATCAACTTGCCGGATTCACTGCAGATAAATATAATCCGGAGCAATGGGCTGAACTGATTGCCGAAAGTGGTGCGAAATACGCTGTTCTTACTACAAAACATCACGATGGAGTGGCACTTTGGGATACCAAGTGCAGCGATTTAAATGTTGTTGACAAAACGCCTGCCGGTAAAGATATGGTGGCGCCTTTTGTAAAAGCTCTTCGCAAAAACGATTTAAAAGTTGGGTTATACTATTCGTTGCTCGACTGGTCGCATCCTGATTACCCGAATAAAACACGAAAAATTAAACGTTACGAAAATGACTCGCTTCGTTGGGCAAATTTTGTTGATTTTAACTTTTGCCAGCTGGAAGAACTGTCGACACAATTTAAGCCTGATTTGTATTGGTTTGATGGCGACTGGGAGCAATCGGCAGAAAAATGGAAAGCAAAAGAGTTGAGCGAGTCGTTACGAAAATGGAATAAAAATGTAATACTGAACAGCCGTATTCAAGGGTATGGCGATTATGCAACACCCGAGCAGGGATTGCCGATAACACGGCCCGATGCAAAGTATTGGGAATTGTGTATGACCATGAACGACAGCTGGGGATATCAGCATAACGATCACAATTATAAAACACCGAACCAGGTAATTCGCATTTTGGTGGATTGTATAAATAAAGGCGGAAATTTACTTTTGGATATCGGTCCAAAACCCGATGGTACAATTCCGGAAGAACAGTTTGAAATTTTAAAAGAACTGGGCCGCTGGACCAACAAACATGCTGAGGCCATATACGGAACACAGGCCGGAATTCCATACGAACATTATTACGGCCCCACTGCACTGAACAAGACCGGAGATATTCTTTATTTATTTGTGCCACACAAACCAAATGGTTCGCTGGTGCTGAAAGGAATTAAAAATAAGATTAACCGGATGTGGGTAGTTGGCAATGGTACCAAGTTGAATTGGGATGTAAAAATGAAACAATACTGGAGTGCTGTTCCGGGAATCGTTTATATTGATGTTCCGGAAAAGGTGCTGGATGAGCAGGTTACAGTAATTGCAGTTCTCCTTGACGGGGAAGTAGATCTTTACCGTGAGCAGGGACAAGTGATTGAGAGTAACTAA
- a CDS encoding YccF domain-containing protein encodes MKILGNLIWLIFGGFAIFLEYMLAGIALCITIVGIPFGIQSFKLGILALWPFGQKIEYMDYAPGCLSTIMNIIWLFIGGIWIMLTHVLFGLLLGITIIGIPWAKQHFKMASLALTPFGRRIV; translated from the coding sequence ATGAAAATTCTAGGAAACTTAATTTGGTTAATATTCGGTGGCTTTGCCATCTTTTTGGAATACATGTTGGCAGGTATCGCCCTTTGTATAACAATCGTTGGAATCCCGTTTGGTATTCAATCGTTTAAACTGGGCATACTCGCACTGTGGCCTTTCGGACAAAAAATTGAATACATGGACTACGCGCCGGGCTGTTTGTCCACCATCATGAATATTATCTGGTTATTCATCGGGGGAATCTGGATCATGCTGACACACGTACTTTTCGGTCTGCTTTTGGGGATAACTATTATTGGCATTCCATGGGCAAAACAGCATTTTAAAATGGCATCGCTGGCACTGACTCCATTCGGCAGAAGAATTGTTTAA
- the istA gene encoding IS21 family transposase, with product MANKLIDMSKVRKVIQLHHQGKAKQFISRYLGLSRNTVKKYIALYKVLNLTIDDIDKKSDSELEKIFSRDTEDVLSPKLKKVYNFFPYMERELKKTGVTKQLMWEEYYAKHPDGLKLSQFKAHYLRWSKKVNPVMHMEHKAGDKMFIDYAGKTLEVINKETGEIEEVQFFVAILGASQYTYAEASPSQQKEDFVASVENALHFYGGVPAAIVPDNLKSAVTKSSRFEPTINETFMDFAEHYGTTVLPARAYRPRDKSLAEGAVKILYQRIYPALRGKSFYSLDELNNAIWDELDKHNNKKLTGRPTSRYQLFVEDEKDKLTALPVEKYEIKEIAIATVAMNGHVLLSKDKHYYSVPCQYLKKKVKLVFTSKTVEIYHKYNRIALHKRDGRKYFYTTNKDHLATTHQFVTDWTPQRFINWAASIDESVKEFIINVLERKQHPEQSYKSCMGVLAFAKKVGEERLANACKRALEHQVYNYKIIQKILEKGLDKLDDETPDEPELPFHNNIRGGKYYN from the coding sequence ATGGCTAATAAATTAATCGACATGAGTAAAGTAAGAAAAGTCATTCAGTTGCACCACCAGGGAAAAGCAAAACAATTTATCAGTAGGTACCTGGGCCTCTCACGTAACACCGTTAAGAAGTATATCGCTCTATACAAGGTATTAAACCTTACAATTGATGATATTGATAAAAAGAGTGATTCCGAGCTGGAAAAGATCTTTAGCAGGGATACCGAAGATGTTCTTTCCCCCAAGCTAAAAAAGGTTTATAACTTCTTTCCCTACATGGAGCGCGAACTAAAAAAGACCGGCGTTACCAAACAGCTGATGTGGGAAGAATATTATGCAAAACATCCCGATGGGCTAAAACTAAGCCAGTTTAAAGCCCACTACCTGCGTTGGAGTAAAAAGGTTAACCCGGTAATGCATATGGAGCATAAAGCAGGCGATAAGATGTTTATTGACTACGCTGGCAAAACCCTTGAAGTTATCAATAAAGAAACAGGCGAGATTGAAGAGGTACAGTTTTTTGTTGCCATACTGGGGGCCAGTCAATACACCTATGCAGAAGCCTCACCGAGCCAACAAAAAGAAGACTTTGTTGCTTCGGTTGAAAATGCACTGCACTTTTACGGGGGAGTTCCTGCAGCTATTGTCCCTGATAACCTAAAGTCTGCCGTAACCAAAAGCAGCCGGTTTGAACCTACCATTAACGAAACGTTTATGGACTTTGCCGAACACTATGGCACAACAGTTCTTCCGGCCCGGGCTTACCGTCCCCGGGACAAGTCTCTGGCAGAAGGGGCAGTTAAGATACTGTACCAAAGAATATATCCGGCCTTGCGCGGCAAAAGCTTTTATAGTTTAGACGAGCTAAATAATGCCATTTGGGACGAGCTGGATAAACACAACAACAAAAAGCTGACTGGCAGGCCAACGTCCCGGTATCAATTATTCGTTGAAGACGAAAAAGACAAGCTTACCGCATTGCCTGTAGAAAAATACGAGATTAAAGAAATAGCAATAGCCACCGTAGCCATGAACGGGCACGTGCTGTTAAGCAAAGACAAGCATTATTACAGTGTTCCCTGCCAATATTTAAAGAAGAAGGTAAAGCTGGTGTTTACATCAAAAACCGTTGAAATATACCATAAATACAACCGCATAGCTTTGCACAAAAGAGATGGACGTAAATACTTCTACACCACAAACAAAGACCACCTGGCAACAACACACCAGTTTGTTACCGACTGGACACCGCAGCGTTTTATCAACTGGGCAGCTTCAATTGACGAAAGTGTAAAGGAATTTATAATCAATGTGCTGGAAAGAAAACAACACCCTGAACAATCCTATAAAAGCTGTATGGGCGTATTGGCTTTTGCTAAAAAGGTGGGAGAAGAAAGGCTTGCCAATGCGTGTAAACGTGCATTGGAACATCAGGTTTACAACTACAAAATCATACAAAAGATACTGGAAAAAGGGTTGGATAAACTTGACGATGAAACACCGGACGAACCTGAACTTCCTTTTCATAACAATATAAGGGGAGGAAAATATTACAACTGA
- a CDS encoding Rieske (2Fe-2S) protein produces the protein MKRKEFIKKFAYGGSILLTAPVILSACSSSDDDFVPEEPNEPDTDLTIDLTSSTYEDLGTIGGYVYAGNIMIFRTGDNTYLALSKICTHEGCTVAYSHANGDVLCPCHSSRFTTSGTVLNGPAATSLKKYNVQKDGDILTIS, from the coding sequence ATGAAAAGAAAAGAATTCATCAAAAAGTTTGCGTACGGTGGCAGCATTCTTTTAACTGCTCCGGTAATTTTAAGTGCCTGCTCAAGTAGCGATGACGATTTTGTACCAGAAGAGCCAAACGAGCCGGATACTGACTTAACCATCGATCTTACAAGCTCCACATATGAAGATCTAGGAACGATTGGTGGCTATGTTTATGCAGGAAACATTATGATCTTCCGAACCGGAGACAATACTTATCTGGCGCTTTCGAAAATTTGTACTCACGAAGGTTGCACGGTGGCCTACAGTCACGCTAATGGTGATGTTCTTTGTCCTTGTCATTCATCACGTTTTACAACAAGTGGTACCGTATTAAACGGACCGGCAGCCACCAGCCTTAAAAAGTACAACGTGCAAAAAGACGGCGATATACTTACAATTAGTTAA
- a CDS encoding AAA family ATPase, producing the protein MQKLLKQNNKLVLSLTDSASVYHGTSYINDLVLYPYIFNELPIVIEEEDIDCKRASKCFSEAYSGDIADSYFNKILHSNNKVTEIDDLIYVLENGVMVKFDTQQNKVRFLYKNSDPKIIENMLGKVRKFKKEKQSSHIHLIAHTKYGFETKSLSLHKPKLKLDDNYNDEFSEVNQIIMKRLTTENDKGLVLLHGKPGTGKTSYIRYLATSVTKNIIFLPPNMASAITNPELITLLIDNPNSIFVIEDAEQLITARETNENSPVSALLNLADGLLSDCLNIQIICSFNTDISKVDSALLRKGRLIAKYEFRELEPAKANALSEKLGFKTQYVKPVTLTDIYNQAEKRFEEIKKKKIGF; encoded by the coding sequence ATGCAAAAACTTTTAAAACAGAACAATAAGTTGGTACTTAGCCTGACGGATTCTGCTTCGGTATATCATGGAACATCATATATAAATGATTTAGTCCTTTACCCTTATATTTTCAACGAACTGCCAATTGTCATTGAAGAAGAAGATATCGATTGTAAACGAGCCTCAAAATGCTTCTCTGAAGCTTACTCAGGTGATATAGCAGACTCTTATTTCAATAAGATACTTCATTCGAATAACAAGGTGACAGAAATTGATGACCTTATCTACGTTCTGGAAAATGGTGTTATGGTTAAGTTCGATACACAGCAAAATAAGGTCAGATTCCTGTATAAAAATTCCGACCCAAAGATTATTGAAAACATGCTTGGGAAGGTTCGGAAATTCAAAAAGGAAAAGCAATCGTCACATATACATTTGATTGCTCATACCAAATATGGTTTCGAAACCAAATCATTATCTCTGCATAAACCAAAACTAAAATTAGACGATAATTACAATGATGAATTTAGCGAGGTCAACCAAATAATAATGAAAAGGCTCACAACTGAGAATGATAAAGGACTCGTATTACTGCATGGGAAACCTGGTACTGGTAAAACTTCTTATATACGCTACTTAGCAACCTCTGTAACCAAAAATATTATTTTTCTTCCACCCAATATGGCTAGTGCTATTACTAATCCAGAGCTTATCACTCTACTTATTGACAATCCAAACTCAATTTTTGTTATTGAAGATGCTGAACAGTTAATTACAGCTAGGGAAACAAATGAAAATTCACCAGTTTCAGCCCTGCTTAACCTTGCAGACGGTCTTCTTTCTGACTGTTTAAATATCCAAATTATCTGCTCCTTCAATACTGACATATCAAAGGTCGATAGTGCATTGTTACGAAAAGGTCGTTTAATAGCCAAATATGAATTTAGGGAACTGGAACCAGCTAAAGCAAACGCTCTTTCTGAGAAACTTGGGTTTAAAACACAGTACGTAAAGCCTGTAACTCTCACCGATATCTATAATCAAGCAGAAAAGAGATTTGAAGAAATAAAAAAGAAAAAAATTGGTTTTTAA
- a CDS encoding secondary thiamine-phosphate synthase enzyme YjbQ, with product MVTQTEIRLSSYSRGFHLITNIIEHELPKLPENGLLHLLIKHTSAGLTLNENADPSVRYDFEAFINKLIPENHPVYTHVFEGPDDIPAHIKSSLFGAELTIPITNHRLNLGTWQGIYLCEFRDYGGSRKIVATIVS from the coding sequence ATGGTCACACAAACAGAAATAAGACTAAGTAGTTATTCTCGTGGTTTTCACTTAATAACTAACATAATCGAACATGAACTTCCTAAGTTACCTGAAAATGGACTGCTTCACCTGCTAATAAAACACACTTCGGCTGGTCTCACTCTTAACGAAAATGCCGACCCATCAGTACGGTATGATTTTGAAGCTTTTATTAATAAGCTTATCCCAGAAAACCACCCCGTGTACACTCACGTTTTTGAGGGACCTGACGATATTCCTGCCCATATAAAGAGTTCTCTCTTTGGTGCTGAACTGACCATCCCAATTACAAATCACCGTTTAAATTTAGGTACTTGGCAAGGGATTTATCTATGTGAGTTTCGAGATTATGGAGGAAGTAGAAAAATAGTAGCGACTATAGTAAGCTGA
- a CDS encoding DUF432 domain-containing protein: MYWNKSGNAGFFSTGDFSDQKIGNFIYQNLTMEKVSIYGKKQLNPGESDLIDYSFFTLGIKRNDEGWYLKSFDNLDDQEIDSIGISEGTYYHSGKSNRLILAPALPAKPMVFKSSQIVISPKQRLTFFVKIPLILQIYASKKQDENLLTEFPLQQISNTWFGEPVNGEVAFALESEHYLDFKTIEEDERFAICPITIFNNDNAALEIERLIIRVDQMNLVKFSKHLVTSQVKLEYRGKNHLSSVSYGFAKAFHGETHDVVAKPRNPEGKSLLKINFHFIKNIYRSE; the protein is encoded by the coding sequence ATGTATTGGAATAAGTCCGGTAATGCCGGATTTTTTTCGACAGGTGATTTTTCAGACCAAAAAATTGGTAATTTTATTTATCAAAATCTGACTATGGAGAAAGTATCTATATACGGTAAAAAGCAACTCAATCCGGGCGAAAGCGACTTAATCGACTACAGCTTCTTTACGCTGGGAATTAAACGTAACGACGAAGGATGGTACCTAAAATCGTTTGACAATCTGGACGACCAGGAAATCGATTCCATTGGAATTTCTGAGGGGACTTATTACCACTCCGGAAAATCGAACCGACTGATTCTGGCTCCTGCCCTGCCTGCCAAACCAATGGTTTTTAAAAGCAGCCAGATAGTAATTTCGCCCAAACAGCGCTTAACTTTTTTTGTTAAGATACCGCTGATTCTTCAGATATACGCCAGTAAAAAGCAAGACGAAAACCTGCTGACCGAGTTTCCGTTGCAACAAATTTCGAACACATGGTTTGGCGAACCTGTTAATGGCGAAGTTGCTTTTGCGCTGGAATCGGAGCACTACCTTGATTTTAAAACAATTGAAGAAGATGAGCGATTTGCCATTTGCCCCATCACCATTTTTAATAACGACAATGCGGCTCTTGAGATCGAACGCTTGATTATTCGTGTTGATCAGATGAATTTGGTAAAATTCAGCAAGCACCTAGTTACCAGTCAGGTGAAACTCGAATATAGAGGCAAGAATCATTTAAGTTCGGTAAGCTATGGTTTCGCAAAAGCTTTTCACGGCGAAACCCATGATGTTGTGGCCAAGCCACGAAATCCGGAAGGTAAAAGCCTGTTAAAAATTAATTTCCATTTTATTAAAAACATTTATCGTTCTGAATAA
- a CDS encoding cupin domain-containing protein produces the protein MKISVDNYSEEELQEEGVFDWPVRKLGEEKIDWYYEEAELCYIVEGEAVIATEFELITVRAGDFVTLPKGLECVWDVEDEIEMHYSCE, from the coding sequence ATGAAAATTTCTGTTGACAATTATTCTGAAGAAGAATTACAGGAAGAGGGAGTTTTTGACTGGCCTGTTCGTAAACTCGGTGAAGAAAAAATTGACTGGTATTACGAGGAAGCGGAGTTGTGTTATATTGTAGAAGGAGAGGCTGTAATAGCAACAGAGTTTGAGCTGATAACAGTGCGTGCAGGGGATTTTGTTACCTTACCGAAAGGGCTTGAGTGTGTTTGGGACGTTGAGGACGAAATAGAAATGCACTATTCCTGTGAATAA
- a CDS encoding YjbQ family protein: MIEQKEITLPSFRRGYHLITRLIEEQLPDLPEKGLLHILVKHTSAGITLNENADPTVRSDFENFINKMIPENDPVYVHTYEGADDISYYLHVNTYKQCTQNSRNQN; this comes from the coding sequence ATGATTGAACAGAAAGAAATAACACTTCCCTCATTTAGGCGCGGATACCATTTAATTACCCGTTTAATTGAAGAGCAATTGCCCGATTTACCCGAGAAAGGATTGTTACATATTTTGGTAAAACACACTTCGGCCGGAATTACGCTGAATGAAAACGCCGACCCGACTGTGCGCAGCGACTTTGAGAACTTCATAAACAAAATGATTCCAGAGAACGATCCTGTTTATGTACATACTTACGAGGGAGCCGATGATATATCATACTATCTACATGTTAATACATATAAACAATGCACTCAAAATTCACGCAATCAGAACTAA
- the istB gene encoding IS21-like element helper ATPase IstB, whose protein sequence is MNEVTLTRMKQMKLHGMHGAFKTAIETGKTDDYTIDQFVSMITDAEWDDRNNRKIERLIKNARFHYKATIENVVYEHARNIDRTKLLRLAECDFINKNENVLISGSTGAGKSYIATALGYQACIEGYRVLYFNTTKLFSKLKMAKADGSYLKELAKMARHQLIILDDFGLQPLDSQNRIALLELIEDRHNSGSMIVTSQLPVSKWYEIIGEKTIADAILDRLIHQSHRIELMGESMRKKRNIYSE, encoded by the coding sequence ATGAACGAAGTAACATTAACACGAATGAAACAGATGAAGCTCCATGGTATGCATGGGGCTTTTAAAACAGCTATCGAAACGGGTAAAACCGATGATTACACCATCGACCAGTTTGTATCGATGATAACAGATGCCGAGTGGGACGATCGCAACAACCGAAAGATAGAGCGATTGATAAAAAATGCAAGGTTCCACTATAAAGCAACCATTGAAAACGTGGTGTACGAACATGCAAGAAATATCGATCGGACAAAACTGTTAAGACTGGCTGAATGCGATTTTATTAATAAAAACGAGAATGTATTAATATCGGGCAGCACCGGTGCCGGCAAAAGTTATATTGCGACAGCCTTAGGGTATCAGGCCTGTATTGAGGGATACAGGGTTTTGTACTTTAATACAACAAAACTGTTTTCTAAACTAAAAATGGCAAAAGCCGATGGATCTTATCTTAAAGAACTTGCAAAAATGGCCAGGCATCAGTTAATAATACTCGATGATTTTGGTCTGCAACCCTTAGATAGCCAAAACCGGATAGCTCTGTTAGAGTTAATTGAAGACAGGCACAATAGTGGCTCAATGATTGTTACATCACAACTGCCCGTTAGTAAGTGGTATGAAATAATCGGGGAAAAAACGATTGCCGATGCCATACTTGACCGGTTGATCCATCAATCGCACAGGATTGAGCTGATGGGGGAATCGATGAGAAAAAAACGAAACATTTATAGTGAATAA
- a CDS encoding agmatine deiminase family protein — MVILFRPWVVTLTVFSTVLQNLFEVDHIVLIPWDKSEPYGHADGMVRFIDDNTVLLQDYYQGYAPVFRNKLYGALEKAGLCYKELKFEGENIHKNSWAYVNFLQTKDIIMLPSFGIPEDDIALKQIKTFFPDYADGKICKIDMTEIVDEGGALNCISWTIMT, encoded by the coding sequence GTGGTCATTTTATTCCGGCCTTGGGTGGTCACTTTGACCGTTTTTTCCACTGTATTACAAAATCTCTTTGAAGTTGACCACATTGTTTTAATACCGTGGGATAAGTCTGAACCTTATGGTCATGCCGATGGCATGGTGCGTTTCATTGATGACAATACCGTACTTCTTCAGGACTATTACCAAGGTTACGCCCCAGTGTTTAGGAACAAGCTTTACGGAGCACTCGAAAAAGCAGGTCTATGTTACAAGGAACTGAAGTTTGAGGGTGAGAACATCCATAAGAATAGCTGGGCTTATGTGAACTTCTTGCAAACTAAGGACATAATTATGCTTCCGTCCTTCGGAATTCCAGAAGATGATATTGCATTGAAACAAATTAAAACCTTCTTTCCTGATTACGCTGATGGCAAGATTTGTAAAATTGATATGACCGAAATTGTTGATGAAGGCGGAGCATTAAATTGTATCTCCTGGACGATAATGACATAA
- a CDS encoding mechanosensitive ion channel family protein gives MKFDFSKYFNAANFEKLMWVVLILVVGTALIYFLAFIVKKLLPRSLSQQRKMIIQRLIYYSGFLLLAFIILAQLNISLAPFFGAAGVIGLVVGVASQTSIGNIVSGFFLVGEKSFEIGDVIKVGDKAGVVFSIDLLSIKIRTFDNQLLRIPNQTIISTELINVTRFPIRRLDFNVSVAYKEDLAKVKTLLEEVAKANPLSLDEPEPLIVFKDFGASGIDILLGVWFEKQNYLKVKNSIFQEIKARFDAEGIEIPFPHVTLYTGEATKPFPVVNKTSGKA, from the coding sequence ATGAAATTTGACTTCTCGAAATATTTTAATGCAGCAAACTTTGAAAAATTAATGTGGGTAGTGCTAATCCTGGTAGTAGGAACTGCATTGATCTACTTTCTGGCCTTCATTGTAAAAAAACTGCTGCCAAGATCTTTGTCGCAGCAGCGAAAAATGATCATTCAGCGCCTTATATATTATTCTGGGTTCCTGTTACTGGCATTCATTATTCTAGCCCAGTTAAATATTAGTCTGGCTCCTTTCTTTGGAGCTGCCGGTGTTATCGGACTGGTAGTTGGTGTAGCCTCGCAAACCAGTATTGGCAATATTGTCAGCGGTTTTTTCCTCGTTGGAGAAAAGTCGTTCGAGATTGGCGATGTGATAAAAGTTGGCGATAAAGCAGGTGTTGTTTTTAGCATCGATCTGTTATCCATTAAAATACGGACTTTTGATAACCAGCTTTTACGAATTCCAAACCAGACCATTATTTCTACGGAGCTGATTAATGTTACGCGCTTCCCAATCCGGCGCCTCGATTTTAATGTTAGCGTTGCCTACAAAGAAGATCTTGCAAAAGTTAAAACCCTGCTGGAAGAAGTTGCAAAAGCCAATCCTCTGAGTTTGGATGAGCCGGAGCCACTAATCGTTTTTAAAGATTTTGGTGCCAGTGGTATTGATATTCTGCTGGGAGTTTGGTTCGAGAAACAGAATTACCTGAAAGTAAAAAACTCAATTTTTCAGGAAATAAAAGCCCGTTTTGATGCCGAAGGAATTGAAATTCCATTCCCGCATGTTACGTTGTACACCGGCGAAGCCACCAAACCGTTTCCGGTTGTAAACAAAACTTCAGGCAAGGCTTAG
- a CDS encoding YjbQ family protein yields the protein MPAHLKSSVIGAEVTIPITRYRLNLGTWQGIYFGEFRDYGGARRVVLTIYS from the coding sequence ATGCCGGCGCATTTAAAATCGTCGGTGATTGGTGCCGAAGTTACTATTCCGATTACCCGATACCGCTTAAATTTAGGTACCTGGCAAGGAATTTATTTTGGCGAATTTCGTGATTATGGTGGCGCTCGAAGAGTGGTTCTTACAATTTATAGTTGA